From Xyrauchen texanus isolate HMW12.3.18 chromosome 36, RBS_HiC_50CHRs, whole genome shotgun sequence, one genomic window encodes:
- the LOC127629598 gene encoding zinc finger protein OZF-like isoform X1, translating to MVKMEFVKEEKEDMSYLEPYDIKHEDTEEQIDLIEVKEESQELNEEEEKHHDFKIEEIDFSCSQTEIHFSLETTQNTEAETCFICSECGKTFKRKDTLKMHLRIHTGEKPFTCQQCGKCFKSKSDLNRHVIIHTGEKPYTCPQCEKSFKSKITLQKHVKIHTGEKPFTCHQCGKNFTRKDNLKKHLRIHTGEKPHTCQQCGKSFKSKSDLNRHVIIHTGEKPHICPQCGKSFKNKITLKKHLRIHSGEKPFTCPQCGKSFFDKTYLKYHIRLHSSEKPFNCDQCGKHFSTMSLLKTHLKIHTNVRPHVCSVCANSFIRLEHLKDHQKIHAGVRDHVCSHCEKRFTTASQLKMHIRIHTGEKPYKCHECGKSFAFTSNLKKHLRIHMSAVWKDLQISIIN from the exons ATGGTGAAGATGGAGTTTgttaaagaagagaaagaagacaTGAGTTATCTAGAGCCATACGACATaaaacatgaagatactgaggaacaaataG aTCTGATTGAAGTGAAAGAGGAgagtcaagaactgaatgaagaggaGGAGAAACATCATGACTTCAAAATAGAAGAAATCGATTTTAGCTGCTCACAGACGGAAATTCATTTCTCACTAGAGACAACTCAAAATACAGAAGCTGAAACCTGTTTCATCTGCTCTGAGTGTGGAAAGACTTTCAAACGTAAAGACACCCTTAAGATGCATTTAaggattcacactggagagaaacctttcacatgtcaacagtgtggaaagtgtttcaAATCTAAATCTGATCTTAACAGACACGtgataattcacactggagaaaaaccttacacctgccctcagtgtgaaaagagtttcaaaaGTAAAATTACCCTTCAGAAGCATGTAAaaattcacaccggagagaaacccttcacatgccatcagtgtggaaagaatttCACACGTAAAGACAATCTAAAGAAGCAtttaagaattcacactggagagaaacctcaTACCTGTcagcagtgtggaaagagtttcaaatcCAAATCAGATCTTAATAGACATGTGATAATTCACACGGGAGAGAAACCTCACatctgccctcagtgtggaaagagtttcaaaaataaaatcacCCTTAAGAAGCACTTAAGAATTCACTCCGGAGAGAAACCCttcacatgccctcagtgtggaaagagtttctttGATAAAACGTATCTCAAATATCATATTCGCCTTCACTCAAGTGAAAAGCCATTTAACTGCGATCAGTGCGGTAAACATTTTTCAACAATGTCTCTTCTAAAAACACACCTGAAAATTCATACAAATGTGAGGCCTCATGTGTGTTCTGTTTGTGCTAATAGTTTTATACGACTGGAACATTTGAAAGATCATCAGAAAATACACGCTGGTGTTAGAGATCATGTATGCTCTCATTGTGAGAAGAGGTTCACTACAGCCAGCCAATTGAAAATGCACatcagaattcacactggagagaaaccttacaagtgccatgagtgtggaaagagtttcgcaTTTACAAGTAATCTTAAGAAGCACTTGAGAATTCACATGTCAGCAGTGTGGAAAGATCTTCAGATTTCAATCATAAATTAA
- the LOC127629604 gene encoding gastrula zinc finger protein XlCGF8.2DB-like, whose translation MEKMEFVKEEREDMSYPESSRIKHEDTEEQIDLIEVKEESQELNELEEKHHDFNTEENDFSCSQTEINSSQERTQNTEAENSFTCPRCGKTFKRKYNLKKHLSIHTGEKPFTCPQCGKSFARKDNLKKHLRIHSGEKPFTCQQCGKSFIDKTYLKYHIRLHSSEKPFNCDQCGKYFTTMSLLKTHLKIHTNERPHVCSVCGNSFLRLEHLKDHQKIHAGVRDHICSECERSFTTASQLKVHLRIHTGEKPYKCHECGKKFAYISNINNHLRIHTGEKPFTCQQCGKKFRFQSQMNGHMIIHTGENPYTCPQCGKSFSDKTSLKSHIHLHSGERPFNCDQCGKHFTTMSLLKRHLKIHTNEKT comes from the exons ATGGAAAAGATGGAGTTTGTTAAAGAAGAGAGAGAAGACATGAGTTATCCAGAATCATCCCGAATAAAACAcgaagatactgaggaacaaataG aTCTGATTGAAGTGAAAGAGGAgagtcaagaactgaatgaactGGAGGAGAAACATCATGACTTCAATACGGAAGAAAACGATTTTAGCTGCTCACAGACGGAAATTAATTCCTCACAAGAGAGAACTCAAAATACAGAAGCTGAAAActctttcacctgccctcgttgtGGAAAGACTTTCAAACGAAAATACAACCTTAAGAAGCATTTAAgcattcacactggagagaaacccttcacttgccctcagtgtggaaagagttttgcgcGTAAAGACAATCTAAAGAAGCACTTAAGAATTCACTCCGGAGAGAAACCCTTCACATGTcagcagtgtggaaagagtttcattgaTAAAACGTATCTCAAATATCATATTCGCCTTCACTCAAGTGAAAAGCCATTTAACTGCGATCAGTGCGGTAAATATTTTACGACAATGTCACTTCTAAAAACACACCTGAAAATTCATACAAATGAGAGGCCTCATGTGTGTTCTGTTtgtggaaatagttttttacGACTGGAACATTTGAAAGATCATCAGAAAATTCACGCTGGTGTTAGAGATCATATATGCTCTGAGTGTGAGAGGAGCTTCACTACAGCCAGCCAATTGAAAGTGCACCTccgaattcacactggagagaaaccttacaagtgccaCGAGTGTGGAAAGAAGTTTGCATATATAAGTAATATTAACAATCacttgagaattcacactggagagaaacctttcacatgtCAGCAGTGTGGAAAGAAATTTAGATTTCAATCGCAAATGAATGGACACAtgataattcacactggagagaatcCTTACacgtgccctcagtgtggaaagagtttctctgATAAAACATCTCTCAAATCCCATATTCACCTTCACTCTGGTGAAAGACCATTTAACTGCGATCAGTGCGGTAAACATTTTACAACAATGTCACTTCTAAAAAGACACCTGAAAATTCATACAAATGAGAAGACTTAA
- the LOC127629602 gene encoding gastrula zinc finger protein XlCGF8.2DB-like, producing MLKMEFVKEEREDMSYPESSRIKHEDTEEQIDLIEVKEESQELNEVEDKRHDFKTEENDFSCSQTEINFSQERTQKTEAEISFTCPQCGKTFTRKDALKMHLRIHTGEKPFTCQQCGKGFKSKSDVKKHMMIHTEEKPHTCPQCEKSFKMKSHLKTHMIIHTGEKPHTCPQCGKSFIEKRYLKYHIGCHSGEKPFNCDQCGKHFATISYLKTHLKIHTNQKPYVCSSCGNSFVQLQNLKNHQKRHAGVRDHICSECEKSFTTANQLKIHLRIHTGEKPYKCHECEKLFACISNLKTHMRIHSGEKPCTCPQCGTSFRYKSNLNRHMRIHTGERPYTCLQCGRSYRCKSGLNRHMGSHSEEKPCTCPQCGISYRYKSNLKRHMRIHSGVKPS from the exons atgttgAAGATGGAGTTTGTTAAAGAAGAGAGAGAAGACATGAGTTATCCAGAATCATCCCGAATaaaacatgaagatactgaggaacaaataG aTCTGATTGAAGTGAAAGAGGAGAGTCAagagctgaatgaagtggaggataAACGTCATGACTTCAAAACAGAAGAAAACGATTTTAGCTGCTCACAGACTGAAATTAATTTCTCACAAGAGAGAACTCAAAAAACAGAAGCTGAAATATctttcacctgccctcagtgtggaaaaacGTTCACACGTAAAGATGCCCTTAAGATGCAtttaagaattcacactggagagaaaccctTCACATGCCAGCAGTGTGGAAAGGGATTCAAATCTAAATCAGATGTTAAGAAGCACATGATGATTCACACTGAAGAGAAGCCTCATACCTGCCCTcaatgtgaaaagagtttcaaaaTGAAATCACATCTTAAGACGCACAtgataattcacactggagagaagcctcatacctgccctcagtgtggaaagagtttcattgaAAAACGGTATCTCAAATATCATATTGGCTGTCACTCCGGTGAAAAGCCGTTTAACTGCGATCAGTGCGGTAAACATTTTGCGACGATCTCATAtctaaaaacacatttgaagattcATACAAACCAGAAGCCTTATGTGTGTTCTTCTTGTGGAAATAGTTTTGTACAACTCCAAAATTTGAAAAATCATCAGAAAAGACACGCTGGTGTCAGAGATCATATATGCTCCGAGTGTGAGAAGAGCTTCACTACAGCCAACCAATTGAAAATTCACCtcagaattcacactggagagaaaccttacaagtgccaTGAGTGTGAAAAGCTGTTTGCATGTATAAGTAATCTGAAGacgcacatgagaattcacagtGGAGAGAAGCCTTGCACGTGTCCTCAATGTGGAACCAGTTTCAGATATAAATCGAATCTTAATagacacatgagaattcacactggagagaggccttaTACGTGCCTTCAATGTGGAAGGAGTTACAGATGTAAATCAGGTCTTAATAGACACATGGGATCTCACAGTGAAGAGAAGCCTTGCacgtgccctcagtgtggaaTAAGTTACAGATATAAATCAAATCTTAAAagacacatgagaattcacagtGGAGTGAAGCCCTCATAG